Proteins co-encoded in one Nicotiana sylvestris chromosome 7, ASM39365v2, whole genome shotgun sequence genomic window:
- the LOC104233618 gene encoding ABC transporter C family member 3-like, whose product MEIAKGMSVFQSLRYVGVDESLLNPIFLRVISCSLHLGLFLVILGLCCWNTIRRDNNAGHKQSSTRNARFLYYKSTLFCSIGLAIFSFVLCLLTHFYWYRNGWSEEKIITLLDFALKLLAWLSISVFLHTQFLNSCETKYPLVLRVWWGLFFFVSCYCLVIDLVYGEKNQSLPTQFCIPDVIFTLMGLFFCFVGFIVKKESEENMLQEPLLNGSVANGMDSKKSTGDQTVTPYANANIFSLFTFSWMGPLISVGNKKTLDLEDVPQLHFDDSVKGSFPIFREKLESVGGGNSNRVTTFMLVKALVFTARKEIVLSALFVLLYALASYVGPYLIDTLVQYLNGKRDFDNEGYVLVAAFFVAKLVECLAQRHWFFKVQQGGYRARAALVSKIYNKGLTLSCQSKQSHTSGEIINFMTVDAERIGDFGWYMHDPWMVIIQVALALMILYKNLGLAAIAAFVATIIVMLANIPLGSLQEKFQEKLMESKDRRMKATSEVLRNMRILKLQAWEMKFLSRILDLRTTEAGWLMKYVYTSAMTTFVFWVAPTFVSVTTFGAAMLMGIPLESGKILSALATFRILQEPIYNLPDTISMIAQTKVSLDRIASFLSLDDLQPDVIEKLPKGSSDEAIEIVGGNFAWDASISTPLLKDVNLRVLNGMRVAICGTVGSGKSSLLSSILGEMPKLSGTIKLSGTKAYVAQSPWIQSGKIEENILFGKEMQREKYDKVLEACSLKKDLEILSFGDQTEIGERGINLSGGQKQRIQIARALYQDADVYLFDDPFSAVDAHTGSHLFNECIMGLLNSKTVLYVTHQVEFLPAADLILVMKDGRISEAGKYNYLLKLGSDFMELVGAHQEALTAIDTVKGEALRKSEEMTGDNTNVQKDKNISDGQNGKVDDIVGTKGQIVQEEEREKGSVGFSVYWKYITTAYGGALVPFMLLAQVGFQLLQIGSNYWMAWATPVSKSEPPPVGSSTLIIVYVALGIASALCILARTMLLVTAGYKTASLLFHKMHLCIFRAPMSFFDATPSGRILNRASTDQSAVDLNVPFQVGSFAFTIIQLLGIIGVMSQVAWQVFIVFIPVIAVCIWLEQYYIPSARELARLNGTCKAPVIQHFAETISGSSTIRSFDQESRFQDTSMKLIDNYSRPKFHIAAAMEWLCMRLDMLSLITFAFSLIFLISLPVGTIDPSVAGLAVTYGLNLNIIQAWVVWNLCMMENKIISVERILQYTALPSEPPLIIESNRPDPNWPSCGEVDFSNLQVRYAPHMPLVLRGLTCTFFGGKKTGIVGRTGSGKSTLIQTLFRIVEPAAGQIKIDGISISSIGLHDLRSRLSIIPQDPTMFEGTVRSNLDPLEEYSDEQIWEALDKCQLGEEVRKKEGKLYSTVSENGENWSVGQRQLVCLGRVLLKKSKVLVLDEATASVDTATDNLIQQTLRLHFSDSTVITIAHRITSVLDSDMVLLLDHGLIAEYDTPARLLENESSLFAKLVAEYSMRSNSSFENVSDM is encoded by the exons ATGGAAATTGCAAAGGGCATGTCTGTGTTTCAATCTTTGAGGTATGTTGGCGTTGATGAATCCCTCCTAAACCCCATTTTCTTACGTGTCATTAGTTGTTCTTTGCACCTGGGATTGTTCCTTGTAATTCTTGGGTTGTGTTGTTGGAATACAATCAGGAGGGACAATAATGCTGGCCACAAACAGAGTAGTACTAGGAATGCTAGGTTCTTGTACTACAAATCAACCTTGTTTTGTTCAATAGGTCTAGCCATCTTTAGCTTTGTGTTATGTTTGTTAACTCATTTTTATTGGTATAGAAATGGTTGGTCAGAAGAAAAAATTATAACCCTTTTGGATTTTGCATTAAAGTTGCTAGCTTGGTTGTCAATCTCTGTTTTCTTGCACACCCAGTTCCTTAATTCTTGTGAAACCAAATACCCTCTTGTTTTAAGAGTTTGGTGGGGgcttttcttctttgtttcttgTTATTGCCTTGTTATAGACCTTGTTTATGGGGAAAAGAACCAATCTTTACCAACTCAATTTTGTATCCCTGATGTTATTTTCACTCTTATGGGGTTATTCTTCTGCTTTGTTGGGTTTATTGTTAAAAAAGAGAGTGAGGAGAATATGCTTCAGGAACCCCTCTTAAATGGTAGTGTTGCCAATGGCATGGACTCAAAGAAGTCTACTGGGGATCAAACTGTCACCCCTTATGCCAATGCTAACATTTTTAGTCTCTTTACTTTCTCTTGGATGGGTCCCCTAATTTCTGTTGGCAACAAGAAAACATTAGACCTTGAGGATGTTCCTCAGCTTCACTTTGATGATAGTGTCAAAGGGAGTTTTCCTATTTTTAGAGAAAAACTAGAATCTGTGGGTGGGGGAAATAGTAACCGTGTGACTACCTTTATGCTGGTGAAGGCTTTGGTTTTCACAGCACGGAAGGAGATAGTGTTATCGGCTCTCTTCGTGCTTCTTTACGCTTTGGCGTCTTATGTTGGCCCGTACCTCATTGATACCTTAGTTCAGTATCTGAATGGAAAACGAGACTTTGATAATGAAGGTTATGTCTTAGTGGCTGCATTCTTCGTTGCAAAGTTGGTAGAGTGTTTGGCGCAAAGGCATTGGTTTTTCAAGGTGCAGCAGGGAGGGTATAGGGCACGGGCAGCACTGGTTTCCAAAATCTACAACAAGGGTTTAACCCTCTCCTGTCAGTCAAAGCAAAGCCACACTAGTGGAGAGATCATCAATTTTATGACAGTTGATGCCGAGAGGATTGGTGACTTCGGTTGGTATATGCATGATCCTTGGATGGTAATCATACAAGTTGCTCTGGCATTGATGATACTCTATAAAAATCTTGGCCTAGCTGCTATCGCTGCGTTTGTTGCTACAATAATTGTGATGTTGGCAAACATCCCTTTAGGGAGTTTGCAGGAGAAGTTTCAGGAGAAACTCATGGAATCGAAAGATAGAAGGATGAAGGCTACATCTGAAGTCTTAAGGAATATGAGAATACTCAAGCTTCAAGCTTGGGAGATGAAGTTTCTGTCCAGGATCTTGGACCTCAGGACTACAGAGGCAGGATGGTTGATGAAATATGTGTACACATCAGCTATGACTACTTTTGTCTTCTGGGTTGCTCCTACATTTGTTTCTGTGACGACCTTTGGCGCTGCAATGCTTATGGGAATCCCACTTGAATCTGGGAAGATATTGTCTGCACTTGCGACATTTAGAATTCTTCAAGAGCCCATCTACAATCTCCCAGATACAATTTCAATGATTGCTCAAACCAAAGTTTCTCTTGATCGTATTGCATCTTTCCTTTCTCTTGATGACTTGCAGCCCGATGTCATAGAGAAGCTTCCAAAAGGTAGTTCTGATGAAGCAATTGAGATTGTAGGTGGGAACTTCGCTTGGGATGCATCCATATCGACTCCACTTCTAAAGGATGTAAATCTTAGAGTGCTTAATGGCATGAGAGTTGCCATTTGTGGTACAGTTGGTTCAGGAAAATCAAGCTTACTGTCTAGCATTTTAGGAGAGATGCCCAAATTATCAGGGACTATTAAACTCAGCGGAACGAAGGCTTATGTTGCACAGTCGCCCTGGATACAAAGTGGAAAGATAGAGGAGAACATATTATTTGGTAAAGAGATGCAGAGGGAGAAGTATGATAAAGTTCTTGAAGCGTGCTCCTTAAAGAAAGACCTGGAAATTCTCTCTTTTGGCGATCAAACAGAAATAGGGGAGCGGGGCATTAATTTGAGCGGTGGACAGAAGCAGAGAATACAGATTGCTCGTGCTCTTTACCAAGATGCTGATGTTTACCTGTTTGATGATCCGTTCAGTGCTGTGGATGCTCATACCGGATCCCATCTCTTCAAT GAATGTATAATGGGGCTATTGAATTCAAAAACAGTTTTATATGTTACACATCAAGTGGAGTTTTTGCCTGCTGCGGATTTGATCTTG GTCATGAAAGATGGAAGGATCAGTGAAGCTGGGAAATACAATTATCTTCTCAAATTAGGTAGTGACTTCATGGAACTTGTGGGTGCTCACCAAGAAGCTTTAACAGCAATTGACACAGTTAAGGGAGAAGCATTGAGAAAGAGTGAGGAAATGACTGGTGATAATACAAATGTACAGAAGGATAAAAATATTTCAGATGGCCAAAATGGTAAAGTGGATGATATTGTTGGAACAAAGGGACAAATTGTTCAGGAGGAGGAAAGAGAGAAAGGTAGTGTTGGTTTTTCAGTTTACTGGAAATATATAACAACTGCATATGGAGGTGCTCTTGTGCCATTTATGCTGTTGGCACAAGTTGGTTTTCAGCTCCTTCAAATTGGAAGCAATTATTGGATGGCGTGGGCAACTCCCGTCTCAAAGAGTGAGCCACCTCCTGTTGGGAGTTCTACTCTCATCATTGTCTATGTTGCTTTAGGAATTGCAAGTGCTTTATGCATCCTTGCTAGAACCATGCTTCTTGTTACCGCTGGATATAAGACAGCCTCTTTGCTTTTCCATAAAATGCATCTTTGCATTTTCCGTGCTCCAATGTCCTTCTTCGATGCCACACCGAGTGGGCGGATTCTAAACAGA GCATCGACAGATCAAAGTGCAGTTGATCTGAATGTTCCCTTTCAAGTTGGATCCTTTGCCTTCACAATAATACAGCTTTTAGGAATTATTGGAGTAATGTCACAAGTTGCATGGCAGGTCTTCATTGTCTTTATTCCGGTCATTGCAGTTTGCATCTGGTTGGAG CAATATTACATACCATCAGCACGAGAACTGGCACGGCTAAATGGGACATGCAAAGCTCCAGTAATACAGCACTTTGCCGAGACAATTTCAGGATCAAGCACAATTAGAAGTTTCGATCAGGAATCTAGATTCCAGGACACAAGTATGAAATTGATAGACAATTATTCTCGGCCTAAGTTTCACATCGCTGCTGCAATGGAGTGGCTTTGTATGCGTTTGGATATGTTATCTCTGATCACTTTTgctttctctttgattttcttGATCTCTCTCCCTGTTGGAACAATTGACCCAA GTGTTGCTGGCTTAGCTGTTACATATGGGCTTAATCTGAACATAATACAAGCTTGGGTTGTTTGGAATCTTTGTATGATGGAAAATAAAATTATTTCTGTTGAAAGAATACTTCAGTATACTGCTCTTCCAAGTGAACCTCCTCTTATCATAGAATCTAACAGACCAGACCCTAACTGGCCATCTTGTGGAGAGGTTGATTTTAGCAATCTTCAG GTCCGATATGCTCCTCACATGCCTCTCGTGTTGCGAGGCCTTACATGCACTTTCTTTGGTGGAAAGAAGACTGGAATTGTCGGTAGGACAGGCAGCGGTAAATCTACTCTAATACAGACACTCTTCCGCATAGTTGAACCAGCTGctggacaaataaaaatagatggTATCAGCATCTCCTCAATTGGTCTGCATGATCTACGGTCTAGATTGAGTATAATTCCACAGGATCCAACTATGTTTGAGGGAACAGTTCGCAGCAACCTAGACCCGCTTGAAGAGTATTCAGATGAACAAATTTGGGAG GCGCTCGATAAGTGTCAGCTAGGAGAAGAAGTGAGGAAGAAAGAAGGCAAACTTTATTCTACAG TATCTGAGAATGGAGAGAACTGGAGTGTAGgccaaaggcagctggtctgccttggCCGTGTGCTACTGAAAAAGAGCAAGGTCCTGGTCCTTGACGAGGCTACAGCATCTGTCGACACTGCAACTGATAATCTTATTCAGCAAACTCTAAGGCTGCACTTCTCTGATTCCACGGTTATAACCATTGCTCATAGGATTACATCTGTGCTTGACAGTGATATGGTCCTACTATTAGATCACG GGCTCATTGCTGAATACGACACTCCAGCCAGGTTGTTAGAGAACGAATCCTCATTGTTTGCTAAGCTCGTGGCAGAGTATAGTATGAGGTCAAATTCAAGTTTTGAGAATGTTTCAGACATGTGA